A section of the Pediococcus inopinatus genome encodes:
- a CDS encoding peptide chain release factor 3 → MSETKIDQAVAKRRTFAIISHPDAGKTTITEQLLLFGGVVREAGTVKARKSGSFAKSDWMEIEKKRGISVTSSVMQFDYGDKRINILDTPGHEDFSEDTYRTLMAVDSAVMVIDSAKGIEPQTKKLFQICKMRGIPIFTFMNKLDRDGREPLDLVNELEEVLGINAYPMNWPIGMGKGLQGLYDRYNERIVLYRKDADGNQYLPLDKDGKLSSDHPLTEDSTYQDALGDMELLSEAGNEFDEDQIASGDLTPVFFGSALANFGVKTFLDIYLKYAPAPAAHEDRAGEVIKPNDSEFSGFIFKIQANMNPNHRDRIAFVRICSGEFDRGMDVTLQRTGKVLRLSNSTQFMADSRHTVEKAVAGDIVGLYDTGNFQIGDTIYAGKHDVQFEKLPQFTPELFVHVAAKNVMQQKSFHKGIQQLVQEGAVQLYTNYNTGDYILGAVGQLQFEVFQFRMLNEYHSEVVMEPMGKKIARWIESDQLDEKMSSSRNLLVKDRADKPLFLFENEFAERWFKGKYPEVKLTAKL, encoded by the coding sequence ATGAGCGAAACAAAAATAGATCAGGCAGTTGCCAAACGGCGAACATTTGCCATTATTTCTCACCCGGATGCTGGTAAAACAACGATCACGGAACAGTTATTATTGTTTGGTGGCGTTGTGCGCGAGGCTGGAACGGTAAAGGCTCGTAAATCAGGTAGTTTTGCCAAGTCTGATTGGATGGAAATCGAAAAGAAGCGGGGCATTTCGGTTACAAGTTCGGTTATGCAATTTGATTACGGTGACAAACGAATTAACATTTTGGATACCCCTGGACATGAGGATTTCTCTGAAGATACGTATCGAACACTGATGGCGGTGGATTCTGCCGTGATGGTTATTGATTCTGCAAAAGGAATTGAGCCCCAAACTAAGAAATTATTCCAAATTTGTAAAATGCGGGGAATCCCCATTTTTACTTTTATGAATAAATTGGATCGTGATGGTCGCGAACCTTTAGATTTGGTCAATGAACTTGAAGAAGTTTTGGGAATCAATGCTTACCCAATGAACTGGCCAATCGGGATGGGTAAGGGTCTCCAAGGATTATACGATCGTTACAATGAGAGAATCGTTTTATATCGCAAAGATGCAGATGGTAATCAATATTTGCCTTTGGATAAAGACGGTAAATTATCAAGTGATCATCCTTTAACAGAAGATAGTACTTATCAAGACGCGCTAGGTGACATGGAATTATTGAGTGAAGCCGGAAATGAATTTGATGAAGACCAGATTGCCTCGGGAGATTTAACCCCCGTTTTCTTCGGTTCGGCTTTAGCTAATTTTGGCGTTAAAACTTTCCTTGATATTTATTTGAAATACGCACCAGCACCTGCTGCACACGAAGATCGCGCTGGTGAAGTTATTAAACCAAATGATTCAGAGTTTTCTGGATTTATCTTTAAGATTCAGGCTAATATGAATCCTAACCACCGGGATCGCATTGCCTTTGTACGAATTTGTTCGGGTGAGTTTGACCGCGGAATGGATGTGACGTTGCAGCGAACGGGAAAAGTTCTTCGTTTGTCAAACTCCACCCAATTTATGGCGGACTCCCGGCATACGGTTGAAAAGGCGGTGGCCGGTGATATCGTTGGCTTATATGATACGGGAAATTTCCAGATTGGTGATACCATTTATGCCGGGAAGCATGATGTTCAGTTTGAAAAGCTTCCTCAATTTACGCCAGAACTATTTGTGCACGTTGCTGCTAAAAATGTGATGCAACAAAAATCATTCCATAAAGGAATTCAACAACTGGTGCAAGAAGGAGCAGTTCAGCTGTACACAAATTACAATACGGGTGATTATATTTTAGGTGCGGTTGGCCAACTTCAATTCGAAGTCTTCCAATTCCGGATGTTAAATGAATATCATTCTGAAGTCGTGATGGAGCCAATGGGTAAAAAGATTGCGCGCTGGATTGAGTCTGATCAATTAGATGAAAAGATGTCATCTTCACGAAACTTATTGGTGAAGGATCGTGCTGACAAGCCACTGTTCTTATTTGAAAATGAATTCGCAGAACGCTGGTTTAAAGGCAAATATCCGGAAGTTAAATTAACAGCCAAGCTATAA
- a CDS encoding ATP-dependent Clp protease ATP-binding subunit, translated as MLCQNCHKNEATIHLHVNVNGQQRQIDLCQNCYQLLKQQEGNNFGNGGATNMAQDPFGFGNLDDIFRAMQNGNVENAQNFSQQVPPTQPSGPTDNNGGRQNGQGGLLAQYGLNLTDLAKQGKIDPVIGRDTEISRVIEILNRRTKNNPVLIGEAGVGKTAVVEGLAEKIVAGDVPQKLINKQIIRLDVVSLVQGTGIRGQFEQRMQQLMKEVQKNKDAIVFIDEIHEIVGAGNAEGGMDAGNVLKPALARGDFQLVGATTLNEYRDIEKDAALARRLQPVQVDEPSVEASIKILKGIQKKYEDYHHVHYTDKAIEAAAKLSKRYIQDRFLPDKAIDLLDETGSKKNLTINTVDPNTIQQKIDNAEKYKQDATKAEDYEKAAYYRDQINKLEKTKSGAANQNEIPTVTDKDMEQIIEEKTSIPVGELQKREQEQLQNLGKDLNSKVIGQSEAVNKIARAIRRNRIGLNGTGRPIGSFLFVGPTGVGKTELAKQLANELFGSEDSMIRFDMSEYMEPHSISKLIGSPPGYVGYEEAGQLTEQVRRHPYSLILLDEVEKAHPDVMHMFLQILDDGRLTDSQGRTVSFKDTIIIMTSNAGTGDVEADVGFGAAAKGETHSVLNKLGNYFKPEFLNRFDDIVEFNSLTKENLMKIVDLMIGDVNKMLAVQGLHVHVTEPVEEKLVELGYNPKMGARPLRRVIQEQIEDRIADYYLDHADAKNLVAKIADGEITLSTEDLAPAKKASSSKS; from the coding sequence ATGCTTTGTCAAAATTGTCATAAAAATGAAGCAACGATTCATCTGCACGTTAATGTGAACGGACAACAGCGTCAGATTGATCTTTGTCAAAATTGCTATCAACTTCTAAAACAACAAGAAGGCAATAATTTTGGAAATGGAGGTGCTACGAATATGGCACAAGACCCATTTGGATTTGGAAATCTAGACGACATTTTCCGTGCTATGCAAAATGGTAATGTTGAAAATGCGCAAAACTTTAGTCAACAGGTTCCCCCTACTCAACCTAGTGGCCCCACTGATAATAATGGTGGTCGCCAAAATGGCCAAGGTGGTCTGTTAGCTCAGTACGGCTTAAATCTGACTGATCTAGCAAAACAAGGGAAAATTGATCCTGTTATTGGACGCGATACAGAAATTTCAAGGGTTATTGAAATACTGAACCGTCGTACCAAAAACAATCCAGTTTTAATTGGTGAAGCCGGTGTTGGTAAAACAGCAGTTGTTGAAGGCCTAGCTGAAAAGATTGTGGCTGGTGATGTTCCTCAAAAATTAATTAACAAACAAATTATTCGTTTAGACGTTGTTTCACTTGTTCAAGGAACTGGAATTAGAGGACAGTTTGAACAACGAATGCAACAACTTATGAAAGAAGTTCAAAAAAATAAGGACGCCATCGTCTTTATTGATGAAATTCATGAAATTGTTGGTGCTGGTAACGCTGAAGGTGGCATGGACGCAGGTAACGTTTTGAAACCCGCTCTTGCCCGTGGCGATTTCCAACTTGTTGGTGCAACAACTTTAAATGAATACCGTGATATTGAAAAAGATGCTGCTCTTGCCCGTCGTTTGCAACCTGTTCAAGTCGACGAACCTAGTGTGGAAGCATCCATCAAGATTTTAAAGGGTATTCAAAAGAAATACGAAGATTATCACCATGTTCACTACACAGATAAAGCAATTGAGGCGGCAGCCAAATTGTCAAAACGCTACATTCAGGATCGTTTCTTACCTGATAAGGCAATCGACCTGCTTGATGAAACAGGTTCTAAGAAAAATTTGACAATTAATACGGTTGATCCAAATACTATTCAGCAAAAAATTGATAATGCCGAAAAATACAAGCAAGATGCAACTAAAGCTGAAGATTATGAAAAAGCCGCTTATTATCGTGACCAAATCAATAAATTAGAAAAAACCAAGTCTGGTGCAGCTAACCAAAACGAAATTCCTACTGTAACCGATAAAGATATGGAACAAATTATTGAAGAAAAAACTAGTATCCCGGTTGGTGAACTCCAAAAACGGGAACAAGAGCAGCTTCAAAACCTTGGTAAAGATTTGAACTCCAAAGTTATTGGTCAAAGCGAAGCCGTGAACAAAATTGCTCGAGCAATTCGGCGAAATCGAATTGGGCTAAATGGCACTGGCCGACCAATTGGGTCTTTCTTATTCGTTGGTCCTACCGGAGTTGGTAAAACTGAATTAGCTAAACAATTAGCTAATGAGCTCTTTGGCTCTGAGGATTCAATGATCCGCTTTGACATGAGTGAGTACATGGAACCACATTCAATTTCTAAATTGATTGGTTCCCCTCCTGGCTATGTTGGCTACGAAGAGGCTGGTCAGTTGACCGAACAGGTTCGTCGTCACCCATACAGCTTGATCTTACTTGATGAAGTTGAAAAAGCTCATCCAGATGTCATGCATATGTTCCTTCAAATCCTTGATGATGGTCGTTTGACCGATTCACAAGGTCGCACCGTCAGTTTTAAAGACACGATTATTATCATGACTTCCAACGCCGGAACTGGTGATGTTGAAGCTGATGTCGGATTCGGTGCTGCAGCCAAGGGTGAAACGCATTCCGTTTTGAACAAGTTAGGTAATTACTTCAAACCCGAATTTTTAAACCGGTTTGATGACATTGTCGAATTCAATTCACTCACTAAGGAAAACTTAATGAAAATTGTTGACTTAATGATTGGTGATGTCAATAAAATGTTGGCCGTTCAAGGCTTACACGTGCATGTGACAGAACCAGTTGAAGAGAAGCTAGTCGAATTAGGTTACAATCCAAAAATGGGTGCTCGTCCTTTGCGACGTGTCATTCAAGAGCAAATTGAAGATCGCATTGCGGATTACTATCTTGATCATGCGGATGCAAAAAATCTTGTGGCAAAAATTGCCGATGGTGAGATTACCTTATCCACTGAAGATCTCGCTCCCGCAAAAAAAGCATCATCTTCTAAATCTTAA
- a CDS encoding flavodoxin: MPTAKVVFATITGNNEDCADIITEALEDLGVEVDESEISQTDADEFKNFDICVVVPYTYDEGALPEEGMDFYEELPELDLTGKIFGVAGSGDVFYEEFYCVAIDQFAEAFKKAKATQGAEPVKINLAPESEEDLDQLDAFAKNLVDSYTASQK, from the coding sequence ATGCCAACTGCAAAAGTTGTTTTTGCAACCATCACCGGTAACAATGAAGATTGTGCCGACATTATTACCGAAGCCTTAGAGGATTTGGGCGTCGAAGTGGACGAATCAGAAATCTCTCAAACGGATGCTGACGAATTTAAGAACTTTGATATTTGTGTTGTCGTGCCCTATACCTATGATGAAGGAGCCTTACCAGAAGAAGGGATGGACTTCTATGAAGAACTTCCCGAATTAGACCTAACTGGTAAAATCTTCGGCGTGGCTGGATCTGGCGACGTATTCTATGAAGAATTTTATTGTGTTGCCATTGATCAGTTTGCTGAAGCTTTCAAAAAGGCCAAAGCCACTCAAGGTGCCGAACCAGTAAAAATCAATTTAGCTCCCGAATCTGAAGAAGATTTAGATCAACTAGATGCTTTCGCCAAAAATCTAGTCGATAGCTACACAGCAAGTCAAAAGTAG
- the tagD gene encoding glycerol-3-phosphate cytidylyltransferase has translation MKKVITYGTFDLIHKGHIRLLKRAKALGDHLTVCVSTDEFNALKGKKAYTSYEDRKYILEAIRYVDEVIPEKGWDQKIKDVEERHIDTFVMGDDWKGKFDFLKDYCEVVYLPRTEGISTTKIKRDLGLGGKDEPQK, from the coding sequence TTGAAAAAGGTAATTACTTATGGCACTTTTGATCTAATTCATAAGGGACATATTCGTTTGCTAAAGCGAGCTAAAGCACTGGGTGACCATTTGACAGTGTGTGTATCAACGGATGAGTTTAACGCCTTAAAGGGCAAAAAAGCTTACACAAGCTATGAAGATCGTAAGTATATTTTGGAAGCTATCCGTTATGTGGATGAAGTTATTCCTGAAAAAGGTTGGGATCAAAAAATCAAGGATGTTGAAGAACGTCATATTGACACCTTTGTCATGGGGGATGACTGGAAGGGTAAGTTTGATTTCTTAAAAGACTACTGTGAAGTTGTCTATCTTCCCCGAACAGAAGGCATTTCTACTACCAAGATCAAACGTGATTTGGGTCTTGGCGGTAAAGACGAACCACAAAAATAA
- a CDS encoding DUF402 domain-containing protein — protein sequence MNRKSKKPRAGDYIAIKSYKHDGSLHRTWRDTMVLKNSDDEFIGCNDHTLVIEDDGRRWVTREPAIVYFRKDYWFNVVTMIRRGGVSNYCNLASPYVLDEEALKYIDYDLDIKVYPNGERKLLDVDEYERFSQQWHYPEDTKQIIQSSVLTLTDWIDKGAGPFSDEFINIWYSRYLELVHRNNRR from the coding sequence ATGAATCGCAAGTCTAAGAAACCCAGAGCGGGGGACTATATTGCGATCAAAAGCTATAAACATGATGGGAGTTTACATCGTACATGGCGAGATACAATGGTATTAAAAAATAGTGATGACGAGTTTATTGGCTGTAATGATCATACATTAGTCATTGAGGATGATGGCCGACGCTGGGTAACGCGTGAACCAGCCATCGTTTATTTTCGAAAAGATTATTGGTTTAATGTGGTCACCATGATTCGTAGAGGCGGCGTCTCAAATTATTGTAATTTAGCTTCTCCGTATGTGTTAGATGAGGAAGCCTTGAAGTATATTGATTATGATTTGGATATAAAAGTTTATCCGAATGGAGAGCGAAAGTTATTAGATGTTGACGAATACGAGCGCTTTAGTCAGCAATGGCACTATCCAGAAGATACTAAGCAGATCATTCAATCAAGTGTGTTGACACTGACAGATTGGATTGATAAAGGGGCAGGGCCGTTTTCTGATGAATTTATTAATATTTGGTATAGCCGTTATCTGGAACTTGTTCATCGTAATAACCGGCGTTAA
- the recX gene encoding recombination regulator RecX translates to MAEKESLPKITKITTQKRKGRYNVFIDEHYAFPISEDVMIKFRIFKGMEIDKKLRAEILAADDVSKAYSKALAFLSGHLRTEHEIEQKLKEKEIPEPTIQATLVRLRDLNLVDDEQYAESYVRTMARTSDKGPIVIRRNLRQKGVLENDIDQGLAEYPDEDQVQNGIEIAKKLAHHYQREPLTKMKQKVRQGLMTKGFSGDVISQILEQTHFEADPELENEKLNAEFAKVWRRNRRYVFSQRKMRTKRTLYGKGFSIDAINVLLEQQTDSEEI, encoded by the coding sequence ATGGCAGAAAAAGAGTCACTTCCTAAAATTACTAAAATTACCACGCAAAAACGAAAAGGGCGCTATAACGTTTTTATCGACGAACATTATGCGTTTCCCATCAGTGAAGATGTAATGATTAAATTCCGGATTTTTAAAGGGATGGAAATCGACAAAAAGCTCCGTGCTGAGATTTTAGCCGCTGATGATGTGTCAAAAGCGTACTCCAAAGCTCTTGCTTTTTTATCCGGTCATTTACGAACGGAACATGAAATTGAACAAAAATTAAAAGAAAAAGAAATTCCGGAACCCACCATTCAAGCGACGTTAGTTAGATTACGGGACTTGAACTTAGTGGATGATGAGCAATATGCAGAAAGCTATGTCCGCACCATGGCACGAACTTCTGACAAGGGGCCAATTGTGATTCGAAGAAATCTCCGTCAAAAAGGGGTTTTGGAAAATGACATTGATCAAGGACTAGCCGAATATCCGGATGAAGATCAGGTTCAAAATGGGATAGAAATTGCGAAAAAGCTTGCGCACCATTACCAGCGAGAACCGTTAACGAAAATGAAACAAAAAGTTCGCCAAGGTTTGATGACAAAAGGTTTCTCGGGGGATGTGATCTCCCAGATTTTGGAACAGACTCATTTTGAAGCTGATCCTGAGTTAGAAAATGAAAAGCTCAATGCGGAGTTTGCCAAGGTTTGGCGACGTAATCGGCGCTATGTCTTTTCACAACGCAAAATGCGGACCAAGCGAACCTTATATGGGAAAGGATTCAGCATTGATGCGATTAACGTTTTATTAGAGCAGCAAACAGATTCAGAAGAGATTTAA
- a CDS encoding serine hydrolase domain-containing protein, producing the protein MKKNLWRFILLVVLLGLGFWGLKIGYQSYRMQQAGYPVNFFRAKNKVPVHKPRGKTFRPQKIVVQPPRLTQQTRQFKRLLSPIVGKNRFVGTLLIVKNGKPVYNQGYGYANYQQKALNTANSEYQILSMQKSMTAMLIMQQVQAGNLRLTDHLAEFYPAITGASQITIRSMLNMQTGLRIKQLSKQVLSSQGVADYAARHVQFVAAKNNQWSYQPINYTLLAGILQKITGQTYYHIFTHHIITPLKLHNTGFVMQADRALRLSTPYLNQPITDNSINYLHAYHELAASQHNELATGNVYMSTGDFYKVTQAILQARFLTAQNTAILHEASGIRQYGGGLYSKSPTSYWSHGVGYGEESGVMISRDGQNAVVMLSNYHLKKSALKKQCAQIYQNLMQGMY; encoded by the coding sequence ATGAAAAAGAATTTATGGCGGTTTATTTTGCTTGTGGTTTTATTAGGCTTGGGATTTTGGGGTTTGAAAATTGGGTATCAGAGTTATCGGATGCAGCAGGCTGGATACCCTGTAAACTTCTTTCGGGCTAAGAATAAAGTGCCGGTCCATAAGCCACGAGGGAAAACTTTTCGACCACAAAAAATTGTGGTGCAACCACCCCGACTAACCCAACAAACCCGTCAATTTAAACGGTTATTGAGTCCGATTGTGGGCAAAAATCGGTTTGTAGGCACGCTGTTAATCGTTAAAAATGGCAAGCCAGTTTATAACCAAGGATATGGATATGCAAATTATCAGCAAAAAGCTTTAAATACTGCTAACTCAGAGTATCAAATTCTGTCGATGCAAAAATCAATGACGGCAATGTTGATTATGCAACAAGTTCAGGCCGGAAATTTGCGTTTGACCGATCACCTCGCTGAATTTTATCCAGCAATTACCGGGGCTTCACAAATTACAATTCGATCTATGCTGAATATGCAGACGGGGTTACGAATTAAGCAATTATCCAAGCAAGTTCTTTCTAGTCAAGGAGTCGCAGATTATGCGGCGCGCCATGTGCAGTTTGTCGCGGCCAAAAATAATCAATGGTCCTATCAGCCGATTAATTATACATTGCTGGCGGGCATTTTGCAGAAAATAACGGGTCAAACTTATTATCACATCTTTACCCACCACATTATTACCCCATTAAAATTGCACAACACAGGGTTTGTGATGCAGGCAGACCGAGCACTTCGGCTATCCACGCCATATCTTAATCAGCCAATTACGGATAATTCAATTAATTATTTGCATGCCTATCACGAGTTAGCTGCTAGTCAGCACAACGAGTTAGCAACCGGAAATGTGTACATGAGTACCGGGGATTTTTACAAGGTAACCCAAGCAATCCTGCAGGCCCGTTTTTTAACCGCCCAAAATACTGCTATTTTGCATGAGGCGAGTGGTATTCGCCAGTATGGCGGGGGCCTTTATTCCAAAAGTCCGACCAGTTATTGGAGTCACGGCGTTGGTTACGGAGAAGAAAGTGGTGTGATGATCAGTCGAGATGGTCAAAATGCGGTCGTGATGTTGAGTAATTATCATTTGAAAAAATCGGCTTTAAAAAAGCAGTGTGCTCAGATTTATCAAAATTTAATGCAAGGAATGTATTAA
- a CDS encoding AI-2E family transporter — MFDKIRKSPLLFWSLELLIVASLIYVCTKINFLFAPIGTFISTVFVPIILSGFLFYLLNPLVKLIQKIKYKKFHINHTWAVVIVFVLLFGVIGYALGWMIPKLVNQIAQLIESLPTIASNLQKTSQHFVEHSDWIKNVDLDPYIKKMNSSIGTYAESILGTMTSSIGTLISTVTSVTIVVITVPVMLFYMLKDGWKLMPTVKRLLPAKNADTIQDLFEKMSATLSSYISGQVLECIFVGTFTAIGYMIIGQPYALLLGVVAGIANIVPYVGPYIGIFPALLVALTQSTMQVVWVVVVVLIVQQVDGNLIYPNIIGRSLQVHPLTIIILLLAAGKIAGIPGMILAIPAYAVVKVLVEFIYHIWILNSDE; from the coding sequence ATGTTTGATAAAATCAGAAAATCCCCGCTTTTATTCTGGTCATTAGAGTTATTAATTGTGGCCAGCTTGATTTACGTATGTACAAAAATTAATTTTTTGTTTGCACCGATCGGAACCTTCATTTCTACCGTGTTTGTGCCCATTATTTTATCGGGATTTTTGTTTTATTTATTAAATCCCCTAGTTAAACTAATTCAAAAAATTAAGTATAAAAAATTTCATATCAACCACACTTGGGCTGTTGTGATCGTCTTCGTATTGTTGTTTGGTGTGATCGGATATGCCCTGGGTTGGATGATTCCCAAACTAGTTAACCAGATTGCCCAACTGATTGAAAGCTTGCCAACCATTGCCAGCAACCTTCAAAAGACGTCCCAACATTTTGTTGAACATTCGGATTGGATTAAAAATGTTGATCTGGATCCGTATATAAAAAAGATGAATAGTTCAATTGGAACCTATGCGGAATCAATTCTGGGCACGATGACAAGCAGCATTGGAACCCTGATTTCAACAGTTACCTCTGTGACCATCGTCGTTATTACGGTACCGGTTATGCTGTTTTATATGTTGAAAGATGGCTGGAAACTCATGCCAACTGTCAAACGGCTATTGCCTGCCAAAAATGCGGATACCATCCAAGATTTATTTGAAAAAATGAGCGCAACGTTATCATCTTATATTTCTGGTCAAGTTTTGGAATGTATTTTTGTTGGAACATTTACGGCAATCGGCTACATGATTATTGGGCAGCCGTATGCGCTATTGCTCGGAGTAGTGGCCGGAATTGCCAACATTGTGCCGTATGTGGGCCCATACATTGGAATCTTTCCAGCTTTACTGGTGGCTCTTACCCAGTCGACCATGCAAGTCGTATGGGTCGTGGTCGTTGTCTTGATTGTCCAGCAAGTAGATGGAAACTTGATCTATCCCAATATTATTGGACGTAGTTTACAGGTGCACCCACTTACGATTATTATCTTATTGCTAGCAGCTGGTAAAATTGCCGGAATTCCAGGGATGATTTTAGCAATCCCTGCGTATGCGGTGGTAAAAGTCCTAGTTGAGTTTATTTACCACATTTGGATTTTGAATAGCGACGAGTGA
- a CDS encoding LTA synthase family protein — translation MSQAWHKIRRGLNTRFGFFLFAVILFCIKSYMAYQTKFSLGVKGNMQELILAISPIATALLLFGIGLYFRGRWAYWWMILVDAILSTWLFSNILYYREFSDFITFNLIKGSGATSDNLGKSLMGIMRGTDFLVFIDVAFLILLLLIRFIKIDTTPFKFRYAVATTILSVGVFGVNLGMAYSNRSGLLTRTFDNNYIVKYLGLQTYTAYDAIKTYQNSEQKSKASNNQLKPVQKFLKDNHISSNIQYKGVAKGKNVFVIHLESLQQFVIDKKWDGQEITPNLNKLYHEDDTLSFDNFFNQVGQGKTADAEMMLENSLFGLAEGSAMVMDGTSNTFQSMPAILDQNGYSTASFHGDVPSFWNRDNAYKSFGYQYFFSKEYYKIKPGYVSGYGMKDKLFLKDTVKYIQQLPQPFYAKLITVSNHYPYLIAKKDASIKAWDTGDPTVDPYVQTAHYLDQSIGELLSYLKKSGLDKKSMLVLYGDHYGISNNHKAAIAKILGLKQIDNYNLAMFQKVPFMIHMDGLKGGINHTYGGEIDVMPTLENLMGINVSGAIQFGQDLLSKDRNQIVSFRDGDFVSPKYTKYGGDLYLTKTGQQITDETDTEKKEVAKIQKYVNQELSLSDSVINGDLLRFSKQSWFKKVDKSDFNYKKSAALKELSEAQTKTPTSLLKENDGKSTEDLYKTDAPELKSESSSSSSDDSSSSSSSGSSSSSSASSSSSSK, via the coding sequence ATGAGTCAAGCGTGGCATAAAATTCGCCGTGGATTAAATACACGGTTTGGATTTTTCTTGTTCGCCGTTATTCTATTTTGCATTAAATCCTACATGGCTTACCAAACTAAATTCAGTTTGGGTGTCAAAGGCAATATGCAAGAATTAATTTTAGCGATTTCACCAATTGCGACGGCGCTGTTGCTGTTCGGGATTGGGTTATATTTTCGAGGTCGATGGGCTTATTGGTGGATGATTTTAGTTGACGCAATTTTGTCGACTTGGTTATTTTCTAACATTTTGTACTATCGGGAATTTTCAGATTTCATTACTTTTAATCTGATTAAGGGATCTGGTGCCACTTCAGATAACCTCGGGAAAAGTTTAATGGGAATCATGCGTGGCACTGATTTTTTGGTGTTCATAGATGTTGCCTTTTTGATTCTATTGTTACTGATTCGATTCATTAAAATTGATACCACACCATTTAAATTTCGATACGCAGTAGCCACCACCATCTTATCTGTTGGGGTGTTTGGCGTAAACTTGGGGATGGCATATAGCAATCGTTCCGGGCTTTTAACGCGAACTTTTGATAATAATTACATCGTTAAGTATTTAGGCCTCCAAACCTACACAGCGTATGATGCGATTAAGACGTATCAAAATAGTGAACAGAAATCGAAAGCTTCTAACAATCAATTGAAGCCGGTTCAAAAATTCTTAAAAGATAATCACATTTCGTCTAACATCCAGTACAAAGGCGTCGCAAAGGGGAAAAATGTCTTTGTCATTCATTTGGAAAGTTTGCAACAATTTGTGATTGATAAAAAGTGGGATGGCCAAGAAATTACGCCGAACTTAAATAAGTTATATCACGAAGACGATACGCTTAGTTTTGATAATTTCTTTAATCAAGTCGGCCAGGGGAAAACGGCCGATGCTGAAATGATGCTGGAAAACTCACTATTTGGTTTAGCAGAAGGATCAGCAATGGTTATGGATGGGACAAGCAATACGTTCCAGAGTATGCCAGCCATTTTAGATCAAAATGGCTACTCGACGGCTTCATTCCATGGGGATGTTCCAAGTTTCTGGAATCGTGATAATGCCTATAAGTCTTTTGGTTACCAATATTTCTTTAGTAAGGAATATTACAAGATCAAACCTGGATATGTCAGTGGTTACGGGATGAAGGATAAACTCTTCTTGAAAGATACTGTTAAGTATATTCAGCAGTTACCTCAACCGTTTTATGCCAAGCTCATCACTGTTTCAAACCATTATCCTTACTTGATTGCCAAGAAAGATGCTTCTATAAAGGCTTGGGATACCGGCGATCCAACGGTTGATCCTTATGTGCAAACCGCACATTATTTGGACCAATCAATTGGTGAACTCTTAAGTTATCTGAAGAAATCCGGATTGGACAAGAAGAGCATGCTAGTTCTCTATGGTGATCATTACGGAATTTCAAATAACCATAAAGCAGCTATTGCGAAAATTTTAGGCCTAAAACAAATTGATAATTACAATTTAGCTATGTTCCAGAAAGTGCCTTTCATGATTCACATGGATGGACTAAAGGGTGGCATCAATCATACCTATGGTGGTGAGATTGATGTTATGCCAACGTTAGAAAACCTGATGGGAATTAATGTTTCTGGGGCCATTCAGTTTGGTCAAGATCTCCTTTCAAAGGATCGTAATCAAATTGTTTCCTTTAGGGATGGAGACTTTGTTTCGCCGAAGTACACTAAGTATGGGGGCGATCTGTATCTGACTAAGACGGGACAACAGATTACAGATGAAACGGATACTGAGAAAAAAGAAGTCGCTAAAATTCAAAAGTATGTCAATCAGGAATTATCGTTATCCGATTCCGTTATTAACGGTGATTTACTCCGATTCTCAAAACAAAGCTGGTTTAAAAAGGTCGACAAATCAGATTTTAATTATAAAAAATCGGCGGCATTGAAAGAATTGAGCGAAGCACAGACGAAGACACCAACCAGTCTATTAAAAGAAAATGACGGAAAGTCAACGGAGGATCTCTACAAAACTGATGCACCCGAATTAAAGAGTGAAAGTTCAAGTAGCAGTAGTGATGATAGCAGCAGCAGTTCCAGTTCAGGCTCTAGCTCGAGTTCATCAGCTTCATCGTCATCTTCATCAAAGTAA
- a CDS encoding phosphocarrier protein HPr, with protein METRDFHIIAETGIHARPATLLVQAASKFNADVKLTYKDKSVNLKSIMGVMSLGVGQNADVTVSADGDDEKEAIEALADTMKKEGLSD; from the coding sequence ATGGAAACACGCGACTTTCATATTATTGCAGAAACAGGTATTCATGCTCGTCCAGCTACTTTATTAGTACAGGCAGCTAGCAAATTTAACGCAGACGTTAAGTTAACTTACAAAGACAAATCAGTTAATTTGAAGTCTATTATGGGTGTAATGTCATTAGGTGTTGGTCAGAATGCTGATGTAACAGTTTCTGCCGATGGCGACGACGAAAAAGAAGCAATTGAAGCACTCGCAGATACAATGAAAAAGGAAGGACTTTCTGACTAA